The Clostridium felsineum DSM 794 region TAAAGCTTTAGGAATTGATGTAGTGACTACTATGGGCCATGAAGGCTTCAGCGAGATATCAAATACTATAGATAAGATTTCTAATATAGATGATTTTGATATTGCTTTAGTTTCAGCAGGTGTTCCAGCTACAATAATGTGTCCTGATATTGCTGAAAAAACCGGCAAGATTGCCATTGATTTTGGGCACGCTTTAGATATTTTAATAGATGGTGATAATTTTGATCATGAAAAAAAAGTAGCTACTTTTTACAACAAAATAAATTCAGAAAAGATTAAAAATATAAAGAAAAGAAATAGTGAACTTACAATTTTTATGCCCTCATTTAATCCAGGCAAATTTTTAAGAACAGCTCTAAAAAGTATCTTTTGGCAGACCCATCAAAACTGGCGACTAATTTTAGTAGATGACTGCTCTACAGATAACAGCTTAGAAACAGTTAAAGATTTACTTGAAGATCCTAGAATTACATTGATCAAAAATCCTAATAATATGGGCCAATCTAAAGCTCAAAATGCAGCACTAGAACTAATAACAACACCCTACTGTGTTCAATTAGATAGTGATGATTGGCTTTTCCCAGATACTTTAGAAAAATTATTAAATACTTTTAGCACTCAGCCAGAAGACGTTGCAGTTGTTAGTGGTAATTTTATAATCGTAAATACAAATTCTGAAGATTTAAAACGGGCTTATGATGAAAAAAAAGAGTTTAGTATTCGTAAACGTAAAGGACGATTTTTTAAAGATAAGTATGATTTTTTGGCCTCCAATACTACTTTATGTCCTCGCTGCTATCGTACAAACGCTTTAAAAAAAGTTGGTGGCTGGCCCACAGATGTTCCATATGAAGGTCGTCACATGGAAGACAGATTAATACTTTTGCGTTTAGCAGAATATTATAATTTCTATTGGATTGATGAGACCCTTTATGTCCATAGAAGACATAACTCTAACAGTACTAACAATCTAGAAGCTTATAATTATATAATTGAATGGGAAGATAGATACGTACTAAAACGTTGGGGTGATAAATACGAGCCTATATTTAAAATAGATGAGGGTGGTTGGAAATATATAGAAAGTATTATTCCAAAATAAAAAATACAAGTAAGAGGTGTAAAATGAATTTGCATTTAGATGAATTATATTATCAAAAAAAACTTCAAACTTTGACTATTAGAAAAACTTTTTCATCTCACTTTAAGCCAGGAATAACTATAATAACTCCTACCAATAAACCTGATTTCATGAAGAATATAAGAAAAAATTTCACAAGATGCAGCTATCCTAAAGTAGAATTTATAATTATTTTAAACTCTGATTTATTAAATATAGAAATGTATAAGCGCTATTTTTCTGGCATACCAAATATAAAAATATATAAATTAGGTAAAAATACTTCTCTTGGAGAAAGCCTTAATTTTGGAATAGAACATTCAAATTATAATTATGTTGCCAAATTAGATGATGACGATTATTACGGAAAAAACTATATTGAAGACGCTATGAATATTTTTAATTATACAAATGCTGATATAGTAGGAAAGTCTTCACACTTTATATATTTTGAAAAAAACAAATTTTTAAATCTTTGGCATTCTGATCATGACAATCAATATGCTAAAGCCATAGCTGGTGCAACCTTTGTAATGAAAAAATATATATTTAAAAAGGTTAAATTTCATAATTTAAATAATGGTGAAGATTTAGATCTTCTACGTAAGTGCAATTCCTTAGGCTTTAGAATCTATTCTGGTGATATATTTAACTATGTATACAATAGACATATAGATATTCAAAATCACAGCTGGAAAATTAATAACTCTGATTTAATATCTAAAAGTAAATATATTACTACTACCGGTAGTTACCATTCCTTAGTATCCATATAAAATTCTAGAGAAATAGGAGTTATGATATTTATAAAAAAGCTTCATTTCAAAGATAATCTTTGAAATGAAGCTTTTTATAAATCATACTGATTATAAATTTGACATATAAAATATCAAGGTATATCCTTAATTATAGTTTTTTCTTTTATACTATATAAATTCAAAAATTCTTAGGAAAGTAAGCTTTTCCTATTTTAATATAAACTATTTTCTAAGGAGTTCTATAATGAAATTGTTTTTACAGATGCTAAACTTGCAGTTTGCTATGTTTGTTTTAATTTTAATTGGCATTATTGCAAAGAAAATTAAAATTGTAAGTGCTTCAGCACAAAAAAGTCTATCGGATTTATTAATTTATTTTATACTTCCCTGCAATATTATTGAATCCTTTCAGGGAAAACTCACACATAATTTAATGGCTAATTCTCTTATTTCCCTTGTAATTTCACTGATTATCCAGGTTCTCTCTATTGTTTTAGGACGAGTACTATTTTTTCGCTTTTCAGATAAAATGAAGCCTGTGATGAAATATGGACTTATATGTTCTAACTCCAGCTTTATTGGACTTCCTGTTATAAATAATGTTTATAATTCCATTGGAGTACTCTACGCTTCCATTTTTCAAATACCTATACGTATTACTATGTGGACTTCTGGTTTAGCCGAGTTTACTGGCAGAAAGGTTGATGAAAATGGCACGGTTCAGCCTATTTTCACAAAGAAAACAATTAAAAATTTGATGCTTCACCCATGTATTGTAGCTGTATTTTTGGGACTTGCTATTATGGTTTTTAATATTCCCTTACCAAAATTTATTAACAAAAGTATTGCTTTTATGAGCCAGTGTACAATTCCAATCTCTATGATTGTGATTGGATGTATTTTAGCAGAGTGTAAAATAAACCAGCTTTTTGATAAAGCAACCTTTTATTTTACTTTTATTCGTCTGCTAGCCTTTCCTTTGCTTATTTTTTTTGTATTAAAGCTTTTAAAAATAGATCCTCTTATTACCGGTGTGGCTACACTTCTAACTGGAATGCCTGCTGGAACTACCACTGCCATACTTGCTGATAAATATGGTTGTGATGCTGTTTTTGCATCTACCATTATTTTTACCTCAACTTTATTTTCAATTATTACTATACCTATTTTATGTGCACTATTTTAAGTGCTCTAGATTAAAGACATAATAATGGGTATAGTAACTACAGAAAGAATAGTAGTTAAAAAAGCACATTTTGAAGCAGAAGTTTTGTCACCATTGTACCTCTCTGCAAACACCCCTATTAAACTAGCTGTTGGCATTGCTACCATAACCACACATATATACAAAAGAGTTTTATCACAACCTAATAACTTTAATATAAAATAAACTAAAATTGGTGCAACTATAAGCTTTATAAGATTCAAATAATAAACATCTAGTCCTTTAAATACTTCTTTTAATTTAACATCTGCAAGCATAGACCCCACTATAAACATAGAAATTGGAGTTGTCATATTACCTATACTGCCCAAGGTTTTAAGTAATGGTATTGGAAGTTTAATTGAAAAAAGAAATATTATAACACCTATAAGAGTGCAGATAAGTGGTGGATTTAATAGGCTTTTTTTTATGCTTTTTAAATTACTTTCTCCTGTAAAAAGCATAATTCCATAAGTAAACATAAAAATATTAAAGGGAATTGTAAAAACTGCTGTATAGAACACTCCAATATTTCCAAATATACCTTGAACTATGGGAAAACCTACAAATCCACAATTTGAAAATATAGTTGCAAATTTAAATACATTTTTCTTTGACTTGCCAAACTTAAAATATAGAGGCTCACTTAAAATTATAAGAAAGATATGTATTCCTACAGAATAAAAAAATATCATAATAGCCTTCTTTAACATGTCCATTGAAAAATCAAAATTAAAGGAATAAATTATCATACATGGCAGAGTAAGACTCATTAGAATATTTGAGATTCCCTTATTCACTTCATCGGTAATTATTTTTCTTTTTCGTAAAACAACTCCTACTATCATCATCAGTGTTAATATAATTATTTGATTTATAATGTTCGTATTCAAAATACTTTCCTCCCTATATAATATTGACCTTATTATTTAATATGTTATAATACTTTCATAAATATATTATAGTATATAACGTACATTTTGTACAATATACCGCACAAAGAGAGGGGATTTTTTTGGAGGATCTAAATTTATTAGTTGCAAACAACCTAAAAAAAATTCGTAAAGAGAAAAAATTAAGCTTAGATAAGTTATCAGAATTAACGGGTATAAGTAAAAGCATGCTTGGTCAAATTGAAAGAGGCGAGTCAAATCCAACTATTACCACACTAAGCAAAATTGCATATGGCTTAAAAATTCAAATTACTACTCTTATAACCACAGCAAAAACTGACACTATACTCATGGATAAAAGTAGTATTTCCCCTCTATTGGAGGACAATGGGAAATATAGATTATATCCTTTTTTCCCTTACGAAGATGGGAGAGATTTCGAACTTTATACCTTAGAATTTGAAAAAGGAGGATCTTTAAGTACTGATGGTCATATAGAAGGTACCGAAGAATTTATAACCGTATTTCAAGGTGAAATTACTATAGAAATAGATAATGATAAAAAATATACAGTAAAAAAAGATAATTCTATTAGATTCAAGGCTGATAAACCACATACTTATTATAACTTAGGTGATGTACTTACTAAAGCAAACCTAATAGTTTACAGACACCCTTAATTTTAATATTTTACATAATTTAACACCTGTGAATTCATACTTCCACAAGTGCAAATAATTCTAATGGGTACATGCTACTATGAGCATACCAGCTACCATTCCTAATACATTGCCTATAGTTGACAGCCTTCCCTTCCAGGTATCCCTTGCACTTGGAAGGGTTTCTCTATATATTATGTATAGTATCATGCCCGCCGCAAAGGTAAGACTCATACATACCATCCCCTCAGATATTTTACTCACCACTCCTCCAAGTGCTGAACCTAGTCCCATAGGAATTGAAGTAAGCATAGCTATTATTATAGTTAAAATTGTTTTCACGTTTCCTTCTCTAAGAAAAATTCCAATTGCAAGCCCTTCAGGTATTCCATGAATTATTAAAGCCACACCTAAATGAAGACCTTTTACAGTGTTAGTTGCAAGTAAAGAACCTAAAGCAACTCCACTAGGTATATTATGTATTCCAATACCTATTGCCATCAAAATAGCTGCCTTGAGAAATCTAGTTTTATTATCCTTAGTACTTAGTTTACTATTATGAGCTAGGGTTCCGTCTAAAAATACTGACAAAGTAAGTCCAAGTAAAATTCCTATTATGGATATATAAATAGATCCTATTTCAAAAGCTTCTGGAAGTAAATCAAAACATACTATAGCAAGCATCAACCCTCCTACAAAGCCAATAATAGTACCTTTAGACCTGTTACCACTTTTCTTAATTAAAAAAGAAAAGAATATTCCCATAAATATGCCAATAGCCCCAGTAAGTAATCCTAATGCTCCTATAATTCCTTCTAAAAGAAAAAAACTTTCCATGTTAACTCCTTTTATAATCGATTTATATAATATGTATTATATAAATCTCTAAATAAGACTAAAATATTTATTGACACATTGGCTTCTTCGGGCATATAATGAACATATGAACAAGTATTCATATGTTCATATGTTTGAATAAAAATATAAAATTGAAAAATATAAATCTACGGATAAACTTATTCAAACACTAAAGGGAGGTATTTGAGTGGAAAAGATAATTAAAAACCCCAGCAAAGATCATGTAAAACCTATAAAAAAGTCTACTAAATCAAATAATGATAGTAATAATATGATAAAAAAAGAGTTTTCAATTGAAGGGCTAGATTGTGCTAATTGTGCTGCTAAAATAGAAAATAGATTAAACAAAGTTAAGGATATAGGTCATGCTAATGTGAATTTTGTCACAAAAACTTTAACTCTTGAAATAAACAATGCAAGCAGTACTCATAATGTAATATCCGAAGCTACTGCTTTGATAAAAAAAATAGAACCTGATGTTACAATATCAGAAAAAACTAGCAGCAAAAATACAAAAAAAGAATTCTCAATAGAAGGTCTTGACTGTGCTAATTGCGCTGCTAAAATAGAAAACAAATTAAATGAAACTAATGGCATAAGTTATGCTAATGTAAACTTTGTAACAAAAACCCTTACTATTGAAATTGATAAAACAAATAATGTATCAGCATTAGTAGCTAAAGTTACTGATATAATAAAAAAATTAGAGCCAGATGTTACTATTACTGAAATAAAAGAAGATATTCATGTCCATAATCATACACATGGTGAAAATACTAAAAAAGAAATAATAAGGTTTGGCATTGGTGCAGCCATTTTTGCACTAGCAGGTCTCATAAATTTTTCAGATTATATAAAATTAGCACTATATATAATAAGTTATGTCATTGTGGGTTATGAGGTAGTATTAAAATCTCTTAAAAACATTAAACGCGGTGAAGTCTTCGATGAAAATTTTCTTATGAGTATTGCAACAATAGGCGCCTTTGCTATTCATCAATATCCTGAAGCTGCAGCAGTTATGCTATTTTATCAGGTAGGTGAAATACTTCAAGGAATAGCTGTAAATCGCTCAAGGAAATCTATAACCTCACTTATGGATATAAGACCTGACTTTGCTAACTTAAAAATAAACAGTGAGCTAAAAAAAGTATCACCTGAAAAAGTATCTATAGGAGATATTATTGTAGTAAAGCCTGGTGAAAAAGTTCCCCTAGATGGAAAGGTAATCGAAGGAACTTCAATGATAGATACTTCCGCTTTAACAGGAGAAGCAGTACCAAGAAAAATAGAAGAAGGTTCTAGCATTTTAAGCGGAGTTATTAATAAAAATGGGCTACTTACCATAGAAGTAGAAAAAAGCTTTGGACAATCAACTATTTCAAAGATTCTCAATTTAGTTCAAAATGCAAGCAATAAAAAAGCTCCTACAGAAAACTTCATAACAAAATTTGCTAAATACTATACTCCTGTTGTTGTTTTTGGTGCTCTCGCTTTATCTGTTATACCACCTCTTGTTACAGGAGATAGCTTCTCAATATGGATTTATAGAGCACTATCCTTCTTGGTAGTCTCTTGTCCTTGTGCATTAGTAGTATCTATTCCTCTCGGCTTCTTTGGCGGAATAGGTGGAGCTTCAAAAAAAGGAATACTTGTTAAGGGCGGTAATTATCTTGAAGCCTTGAATAATGTTGATATAGTAGTATTTGATAAAACAGGTACCCTAACACGTGGAGTATTTAAGGTTACTGAAATTAAGCCAGAAAATAATATTAAAAATGATGAACTTTTAACCTATGCAGCTTTTGCAGAAAGTTATTCTAATCATCCAATAGCTACTTCTATATTAAATGCGTACGGAAAAGAAGTATCTAAGAATATGGTTTCAGATTATGAAGAAATATCCGGTTACGGTATTAAAGTAAGCTTAAATGGCAAAAAAGTTTTAGTAGGTAACTCAAAGCTCATGACAAAAGAAAATGTAGCCTACAATAATGTAGATACTATTGGCAGTGTAGTTCATGTGGCTGTGGAAAATAAATATGCTGGATATATAGTTATCTCTGATGAGATTAAAGAAGATTCAAAGGATGCAATAAAAAAATTAAAAAGTCTTGGAATTAAGAAAACAGTAATGCTAACAGGTGACAATAAGGCTGTTGGAAATAAAGTGTCACAAATGTTAGATTTGGACGAAGTTCACGCTGAATTACTTCCAGATCAAAAGGTTTATGAAATAGAACGTCTATTCAAGGAAAAATCAAAAAAAGGCAAATTAGTCTTTGTGGGTGATGGAATAAATGATGCTCCTGTTTTAGCCCGTGCAGACATTGGTATAGCCATGGGCGGTGTAGGCTCTGATGCTGCAATTGAAGCTGCTGATGTAGTTATAATGACTGATGAACCTTCAAAAATTGCTTCTGCTATAAAAATAGCTAAGAGAACAAGAAGCATTGTTATGCAAAATATAATCTTTGCACTAGCTATAAAAGCTGTATTATTAGTTCTTGTAGCTATCGGTGTAGGAACTATGTGGGAAGCAGTATTTGGTGATGTTGGAGTAACCCTAATTGCTGTGTTAAACTCCATGCGGGCTATGAAAAGTGAATAAAATAAGTTAAAGATAGAACTCTATTTTAAAAATGGAGTTCTATTTTATTTATCATAAATAGCCTTACGTCAAATCTTAAGATATTTTAAGATTTGACGTAAGATTATTTTAAGATATATGCATTAAAATATTATTAATGAAATTATTTAATGCAAAAGGTGGTACAAGATGTTCTCTAAAAAATTTAAATTTATATCTGTAATTATATCAATAATTGTTTTGCTTTCTTTATACAATAAGATTTGTTCCCATGAAAACACCTCTTATAATAATATTTATTTAACTTCAAATGTACATGCTACAAAGATAATTGCACATAGAGCAAACTATTTTAATGAACCTGAAAATTCTATATTAGGCATAAAGGACTGTATTAATTACAAGGTTGACTATGCTGAAATTGATGTTCAAGAAACTAAGGATGGCGTAGTTGTATTAATGCATGATAAGAATTTAAGAAGACTTACTGGTTTAAATAAAAATGTAGATGAATTAACCTATAAAAAACTTAAAAGCTTAAACTTGCGTCGTCATTTTTTCAGATCTACAACAGAAAAAATTCCAACCTTGCAACAGGCTATAAATCAATCCAGGGGAAAATTAAATTTAATAATAGAGATTAAACCCTATGGTAATACTGACGACTTGCTTAAAAAAGTAGTTATAATCATGGAAAAAAATCATATAACCAAGGGCTCTATGATTCATTCTTGCGATTATAGTATTTTAGAAAAGGTAAGAAAATTAGATCCTAATATATCAACAGGTTACATATTAAGTTCTCCTTTTACAAATATATCTTATATGAACGTGAATTTTTTTAGCGTAAGAAAAAACTTACTCAGTCCTAGATTAGTGAAAATTCTTCATAAATCTAAAAAACAAATTTTTGTTTGGACTTTAGATAATAAAAAAGCTATGATAAAAGCTTCTAGTCTCCATGTAGATGGTATTATAACTGATACTCCTGATTTACTAAAAGATACTCTCAAAAAACCAGATAAGGAATTTATATAACAATATTTTAAAAGCTATTTATAGTATATTTTTTAAATTTCACAATAATATGTTCTTAATTTATCGGGGAGTGAAGTTAATGTTACACATATTTTTTAAAGGACTCATTACAGGCTTAATAATTGGAATGCCGCTGGGTCCAATTGGTGCTATATGTTTAAAACTAGCACTTACAAGAGGGGTTTCCTTTGGTTTCGCCGCAGGCTTAGGCTCCTGCCTTGTAGATTCAGTTTACGTATTAGTAGGCAGTACAGGCATTACTTTTGTCTACAAATTTTTCAATCTACATAGGCACTCCTTTAAGCTATTTGGCGGCATACTGCTATTAATGTTTGGAGTCAAATTCATTTTATCCAAAAAGGAAGCTAGCACAAAAATTTCAAATGGTAAAACCCTTTTAAAATCATTTCTATCTACCTTTATAATTGCATTAGCAAACCCAACAGCAATATTTTCAACTATTTTTATATTTACTAGCTTCGGCACTAAACACCTTAATACTATATTTTCAAAACTCACTTTAATCTTAGGAGTTTTTTGTGGCAGCCTTTTATGGATTATTATGATAATTATGTCCACTAAAAAATTCAACAAAAGTATGACTTCTCATAAGATTTCTATTATAAACAAAGCTGTAGGCATACTAATTATGGGCTTTGGTATAGTCTTTGTTATTAGCAGCTTCAAGTTATAGGTAAACTAATCTTAACTAAAAAAATATTCTCCACACTTTTACTTATAACCTTTCCATTATGCTGCTTAATAATCTTCTTGCAGGTTTTTAGTCCTATACCTGTGCTATTTACACCTTTTAAATTGCTATTTATTTTGTTTTCAATACAAATAAATAGTTTGCTAGCCTCTATATAATATAGAACTTTAATAGACTCTGATTTATCTGCGTATTTTGATATATTAGAAAAAATATTATCAAAAACTCTACGTATAGAAATTAAATTCACTCTTAACTTGAAAGGTTCATTGCAAGCCTTAAATTTAAAATTAAAGCCAGCATCTTCTAGTATAAAAATCTGTTCACTTAGAAGCTGATCTAAAAGTTCATTTCCATTAAAGCTTTCCAGCTCTATATTATCATCAGCAGTATTAAAAACTATAAAGTATTCAAATAACTTATCAGAAAGACACTTAATTTGGTATGCTTTTTCTCTACTATTGTGAATATACTGCTTTAGATTTTCCTCAGTCTTATATTTTTTATATTCTATAATATCCAAATATCCCACTAAAGCTGTAAGCGGAGTTCTCAAATCATGTGACATTGCCGTTATTAACTCTGTGTTAGCTAACCTTGCCTTTTCTTCACTCTCTAATTTTTCAACAAAGGATTTTCTCATTTCGTTAATGCCTTGTGCTAAAGAAAAAAGCTCGTCATTTCCTTTAATGGTAATCTCATAATCTAAATTACCACCCTCTAATATTTTCAATTCCCTTTCAAGTTTTTTTATGTACCTTGTCTTTCTTCTTATGAAAAACACCATAATTACAACAAAACATAAGAATGAAACAGTAACATTAATTAAACTAGTAATTGAATAATATTTATACTGAAAAAAACATTCTAAATAAACTTTCCCCACTTCATCACTAAATTTAATATTATAAAGTTCCTTGTCTAAAACAACCACTGGACTTTGTGAAGGAGTGTACTCATCTACATCGTCCATGTTATGGTCATAAATTAATTTATTGTCTTTATATATATATAAATTTACGTATTTCTTTTTATTAGCCCATTGACTTATCTTTTTTGTATCACCTATCTTAATGTGATTTTCTGATATATATTCTTTAAAATCGGTTAAGGTTTTCTTTTTTTGATTCTCTACAAAATAATTTTTATCAAAATAATTATCAAGTATATTATCACCTATATTCTCTAGCAAAACGAATATACTTAAAGCTACTACAAGTGAAAATATTATACTAATAATCAACTTTATCTCCAACCTGCTACATAAATGTTTTCTATTCAATCCTATACCCCTTTCCCCAAACTGTTTTTATATATTTAGGCTCTTGAGGATTTTTTTCTAGCTTACGTCTTAAATTTCTTATGTGCACCATAATGGTATTATTACAAGAATAAAAATAAGGTTCTTCCCATACACTTTCATATAAATTCTGTGCCGAAAATACCTTTTTAGGGTTATGTGCCATCAAAAGCAATATTTTATATTCAGTTTCTGTAAGTACAATTTCTTTATCATCCACTAATACCTCATTGGAAGTTGTTTTTATTATTAATCCATCTATATTAATATCCTCACTAAAGGAAACTGTCTCTTTTCCTTTATATACGTAGTACCTTCTTAAAAGTGCTTTAACTCTTGATACAAGTTCTGTATAAGAAAATGGTTTTGATAAATAATCATCACAGCCAGAAGAAAAGCCTATGTATTTATCTGAATCCTGTGTTTTAGCCGTTAAGAGTAAAATAGGTGCTTTTGTTTTTTCTCGAATTTCCACACATGCCTTAAAACCGGATTTTATAGGCATCATTACATCAAGTATAATCAAATCTATAGTATCATCCACTTTAATTACAGCATCTTCACCGTCCACTGCTTCTATTACGTTATAACCTTCACTGTTTAATAGCACACATACTATTTCTCTTATCTCTTTATTATCATCAGCTATCAAAATATTCTGCATATATCCTTCCTCCATTTCACTATTAGTATATAATGCAATATAACCAAAATCTATATGCTTTCAGCTTACTTAAGATTTATTAAGATTTACAATAGAAAAATCTTAAGATGTAACCAATACAATATTAACTATCATAAAGAACTAATTAGAGGAGTGCTTACATGTTAAAAGTCTACATACCCAACTTGCTTACCTTTATTAATTTATCCTTAGGGATTATCTCAATAGTTGAAACCTTCCATAAAAATTATTTTGTGGCTGCTGCATTAGTAATTATAGCAGCTATAATAGATAGATACGATGGTAAAGTTGCTAGATTGTTAAATGCCTCTAGTGAACTTGGAAAAGAATTGGATTCGCTATCAGATTTAATTTCCT contains the following coding sequences:
- a CDS encoding sensor histidine kinase, with amino-acid sequence MNRKHLCSRLEIKLIISIIFSLVVALSIFVLLENIGDNILDNYFDKNYFVENQKKKTLTDFKEYISENHIKIGDTKKISQWANKKKYVNLYIYKDNKLIYDHNMDDVDEYTPSQSPVVVLDKELYNIKFSDEVGKVYLECFFQYKYYSITSLINVTVSFLCFVVIMVFFIRRKTRYIKKLERELKILEGGNLDYEITIKGNDELFSLAQGINEMRKSFVEKLESEEKARLANTELITAMSHDLRTPLTALVGYLDIIEYKKYKTEENLKQYIHNSREKAYQIKCLSDKLFEYFIVFNTADDNIELESFNGNELLDQLLSEQIFILEDAGFNFKFKACNEPFKLRVNLISIRRVFDNIFSNISKYADKSESIKVLYYIEASKLFICIENKINSNLKGVNSTGIGLKTCKKIIKQHNGKVISKSVENIFLVKISLPIT
- a CDS encoding response regulator transcription factor yields the protein MQNILIADDNKEIREIVCVLLNSEGYNVIEAVDGEDAVIKVDDTIDLIILDVMMPIKSGFKACVEIREKTKAPILLLTAKTQDSDKYIGFSSGCDDYLSKPFSYTELVSRVKALLRRYYVYKGKETVSFSEDINIDGLIIKTTSNEVLVDDKEIVLTETEYKILLLMAHNPKKVFSAQNLYESVWEEPYFYSCNNTIMVHIRNLRRKLEKNPQEPKYIKTVWGKGYRIE